The following are encoded together in the Astyanax mexicanus isolate ESR-SI-001 chromosome 8, AstMex3_surface, whole genome shotgun sequence genome:
- the LOC111188174 gene encoding zinc finger protein 239, with product MENMATTEISNIQQTSSPSPNSQMQKSTGKKKTHLCSDCGKSFTKPSNLQRHQRTHTGEKPYLCKDCGKSFNNPISLRTHRHIHTGDTPFQCTECGKNFYQQYNLQRHQRIHTGEKPYHCSECGKGFNTQCDLQRHKRIHTGEKPYHCSECGMNFHQMGHLQSHQRIHTGEKPYYCLECGMNFYRHSQLQQHQCIHTGEKPYHCSDCGKSFTKHYDLQRHKRIHTGEKPYHCTDCGKSFTTQGDLQRHRRIHTGEKPHHCSECGMNFHQKSNLQVHQRIHTGEKPYYCSECGMNFYRNSQLQQHQRIHT from the coding sequence ATGGAGAATATGGCAACCACAGAAATATCCAATATTCAGCAAACATCCTCTCCTTCACCCAATAgtcaaatgcagaaaagtacaggaaagaaaaaaacacatctctgctcagactgtgggaagagttttactaaaccaagtaatctccagcgacaccagcgcactcacactggagaaaaaccatatcTCTGCaaagactgtgggaagagttttaataatcCAATTAGTCTCcgaacacacagacacattcacactggagatacACCATTTCAGTGCACAGAGTGTGGGAAGAATTTTTATCAACAGTATAATCTCCAacgacaccaacgcattcacactggagaaaaaccatatcactgctcagaatgtggaaaaGGTTTTAATACACAGTGTGATCTCCAGCGACAcaaacgcattcacactggagagaaaccgtatcactgctcagaatgtggcaTGAATTTTCATCAAATGGGTCATCTCCAgtcacaccagcgcattcacactggagagaaaccgtattactgtttagAATGTGGCATGAATTTTTATAGACACAGTCAGCTCCAGCAACACCaatgcattcacactggagagaaaccgtatcactgctcagattgtggaaagagttttactaaacattaTGATCTCCAGCGACAcaaacgcattcacactggagagaaaccgtatcactgcacagactgtggaaagagttttactacacagggtgATCTCCAGCGACACAGACGCATTCACACTGgtgagaaaccgcatcactgttCAGAATGTGGGATGAATTTTCATCAAAAGAGTAATCTCCAggtacaccagcgcattcacactggagagaaaccgtattactgttcagaATGTGGCATGAATTTTTATAGAAACAGTCAACTCCAgcaacaccaacgcattcacacttga